TCTCCGGACTGGGCATCGTTACAGATTCTGGGTGCCAGTGAGCAGGACTCCCGTGGGCGCGTTCATTTCCGTGCGGTCTACCGGGCTGGAACCGGTTGGGGCTATCTGGAGGAGGTTTCAGACTTTGCACGGGTAGACGGTTGCTGGTACTACGTGGCCGGAGAAACGAGCGAGGGTAGCCTCAAGCCCGGCCGCAACGAGCCTTGCCCGTGTGGCAGCGGGAGAAAGTACAAAGCCTGTTGCCTTAAAGGCGGATAACAGGAAATCCTGCAACATTGAGGAGGTCAGTCGTTGGTGCCGGGGTGGGATAATTCATTGGGTTCCCGTCGCCCTTGGTGTGCTAGATTATCTCGTCCAGTGATGAGGAACCTATGCACTCAAAGACCCCGGTCAACCCGGAAACCACCAAAGGCGTTCTCTATGGGCTGGCTGCCTACACCCTGTGGGGCAGTTTTCCCCTGTACTTCGCGTTGTTTGAGGGAATTCCCGCCTGGGAAGTTCTGATTCACAGGGTAATCTGGTCCTGCCTGTTTCTCGCCATCGTGATTTCCCTTCTCACACGCTGGCCGGCGGTAATCGCAGCGTTGAAGCAGCCAAAGAGGCTG
The window above is part of the Marinobacter sp. THAF197a genome. Proteins encoded here:
- a CDS encoding YchJ family protein; translated protein: MTVTASSDPCPCCSGKAYLECCQPWHSGQPAPTPEALMRSRYAAFVLRNPDYLLATWHPDTRPGELELEHSPDWASLQILGASEQDSRGRVHFRAVYRAGTGWGYLEEVSDFARVDGCWYYVAGETSEGSLKPGRNEPCPCGSGRKYKACCLKGG